In Misgurnus anguillicaudatus chromosome 5, ASM2758022v2, whole genome shotgun sequence, a genomic segment contains:
- the nkx6.3 gene encoding homeobox protein Nkx-6.3, with protein sequence MESNISGSFLFNNTLNQFPTDIKAQVCQYSIPNSFYKLGHANINTQLAAGTPHGISDILSRSMVGGPGTPALLSGYPTMGSFGTTVPSPGMYYNRDYAPSGLGSFPKASVECPGMKSKAGSCWVEGGYEWRGPRQQCANNMHHSEAAGKKKHTRPTFSGHQIFALEKTFEQTKYLAGPERARLAYSLGMTESQVKVWFQNRRTKWRKKSASEPSSTQASRSESAGDASENEVEDEEYNRPLDPDTDDEKIRQLLRKHRRAFSVLRLQGPHQI encoded by the exons ATGGAGTCCAATATTTCAGGGTCCTTCCTTTTCAACAACACCTTGAATCAGTTCCCCACAGACATCAAGGCCCAAGTATGCCAGTACTCTATTCCTAACTCTTTCTACAAACTCGGTCACGCCAACATCAACACCCAGCTGGCGGCTGGCACTCCGCATGGCATCAGCGACATCCTGAGTCGATCCATGGTGGGTGGTCCGGGAACCCCAGCTCTGTTATCAGGCTACCCCACCATGGGCAGTTTCGGGACGACCGTGCCCAGTCCAGGGATGTATTATAATCGGGATTACGCCCCGTCAGGACTGGGCAGTTTCCCTAAAGCCAGTGTAGAATGCCCAGGTATGAAAAGTAAAGCGGGCAGCTGCTGGGTGGAAGGAGGGTACGAGTGGAGAGGACCGAGACAGCAGTGTGCCAATA atatgcatcactcaGAAGCTGCAGGAAAAAAGAAGCACACAAGACCAACCTTCAGTGGACACCAAATCTTCGCCCTCGAGAAAACTTTCGAGCAGACCAAGTACCTGGCAGGACCAGAGAGAGCGAGACTTGCATACTCACTGGGAATGACTGAGTCTCAAGTCAAA GTGTGGTTTCAGAACAGACGCACGAAATGGCGCAAGAAAAGCGCGTCTGAACCGAGCTCCACGCAAGCGTCGCGGAGCGAGAGCGCAGGAGACgcgtctgaaaatgaggtggaGGATGAAGAATACAACAGACCACTGGACCCCGATACTGATGATGAGAAGATCCGACAATTATTGCGCAAACACCGCAGAGCTTTCTCTGTACTGCGCCTGCAGGGACCACATCAGATCTGA